From Acidimicrobiales bacterium, one genomic window encodes:
- a CDS encoding response regulator transcription factor, with protein sequence MERKTVVVVEDDDNIADLLDLYLDQAGYDVARAANGADGLALVAEREPAIAIVDIGLPGGIDGLEVCRRMRRDGSVPVLMLSARGEETDRIIGLEIGADDYVTKPFSPRELVARIKAILRRTADDESAAAGPLVLGDVTVDLGRHVVTRSGEPVDLAPREYDLLVVLLENRGLVLSRRQLLDLGWGYDWYGDERTVDVHVAQLRRKLGKDFPLITLRRSGYRLG encoded by the coding sequence ATGGAGCGTAAGACGGTCGTGGTCGTCGAGGACGACGACAACATCGCCGACCTGCTGGACCTGTACCTCGACCAGGCGGGGTACGACGTGGCGCGGGCCGCCAACGGTGCCGACGGCCTCGCCCTGGTCGCCGAGCGGGAGCCCGCCATCGCCATCGTCGACATCGGGCTCCCCGGCGGGATCGACGGCCTCGAGGTGTGCCGGCGGATGCGGCGGGACGGCAGCGTCCCCGTCCTGATGCTGAGCGCCCGCGGCGAGGAGACCGACCGGATCATCGGCCTCGAGATCGGCGCCGACGACTACGTGACCAAGCCGTTCTCGCCCCGGGAGCTGGTGGCCCGGATCAAGGCGATCCTGCGGCGCACGGCCGACGACGAGAGCGCGGCGGCCGGGCCGCTGGTGCTGGGCGACGTGACCGTCGACCTCGGCCGCCACGTGGTCACCCGGTCGGGCGAGCCGGTCGACCTCGCACCCCGTGAGTACGATCTGCTGGTCGTGCTGCTGGAGAACCGAGGGCTGGTGTTGTCGCGGCGGCAGCTGCTCGACCTGGGTTGGGGCTACGACTGGTACGGCGACGAACGGACCGTCGACGTCCACGTCGCCCAGCTGCGCCGCAAGCTCGGGAAGGACTTCCCCCTCATCACCCTGCGCCGCTCCGGCTACCGGCTCGGTTGA